One segment of Pseudodesulfovibrio sp. 5S69 DNA contains the following:
- a CDS encoding HD-GYP domain-containing protein: MPEIRISVDQLRPGVFIRLEKTSWFEHPFLFSNFKVKDADQIALIKSLGITHVVCIPEKSDVLPAAPPKSPQGVPVAEKPVPREVIDRLWAVKKERTRRLKQKKERIALCEKRFNTCIKTFNDILKGVIAGQAEAAVAAADFVSRLTDYFLDDRESTLHLMNVVDRGESAYSHPMNVAVLSMIVGKEARLNAEELTVLGLGALFHDIGKDRIPKKILKKRGELTRPEQELLERHPAYGAAMLADIDVFPRGAASVVAQHHERMDGSGFPKGLAGDGIDRLARMVAIADAYDNHCNRPDPMESLTPYLALSYMFGQQKHLFDVELLALFIRCLGVYPPGTVVELSNGEVGMVMAVNPKNQLNPSVMLYDPDVPKKEALIVDLADEPDLRVEKSIRLAQLTPEMLEYLSPRTRITYYVEPGS; this comes from the coding sequence ATGCCCGAAATCCGTATCTCGGTGGACCAGCTCCGACCGGGCGTCTTCATCCGGCTGGAAAAGACCAGCTGGTTTGAGCACCCTTTCCTGTTCAGCAATTTCAAGGTCAAGGACGCGGACCAGATCGCCCTGATAAAGAGCCTGGGCATCACCCATGTCGTCTGCATTCCAGAGAAATCCGATGTCCTGCCCGCCGCTCCCCCCAAGTCTCCCCAGGGGGTTCCCGTGGCCGAAAAGCCGGTCCCGCGCGAGGTCATCGACCGGCTGTGGGCGGTCAAGAAGGAGCGCACCCGGCGGTTGAAACAGAAGAAGGAGCGCATCGCCCTGTGCGAAAAACGCTTCAACACCTGCATCAAGACCTTCAACGACATCCTCAAGGGCGTTATCGCCGGACAGGCCGAGGCGGCCGTGGCGGCGGCGGATTTCGTGTCCCGCCTGACCGACTATTTCCTGGACGACCGCGAGTCCACCCTGCACCTGATGAACGTGGTGGACCGGGGCGAGTCTGCCTACTCGCACCCCATGAATGTGGCCGTGCTGTCCATGATCGTGGGCAAGGAGGCCCGGCTGAACGCGGAAGAGCTGACCGTGCTCGGCCTGGGCGCGCTGTTCCACGACATCGGCAAGGACCGCATCCCCAAAAAGATACTGAAAAAACGCGGTGAGCTGACCCGGCCCGAACAGGAACTGCTGGAACGGCACCCGGCGTACGGCGCGGCCATGCTGGCCGACATCGACGTCTTCCCGCGCGGCGCGGCCAGTGTGGTGGCCCAGCACCACGAGCGCATGGACGGCTCGGGCTTCCCCAAGGGGTTGGCCGGCGACGGCATCGACCGGCTGGCGCGCATGGTGGCCATCGCCGACGCCTACGACAACCACTGCAACCGGCCCGACCCCATGGAGTCCCTGACCCCGTACCTGGCCCTGTCCTACATGTTCGGCCAGCAGAAGCACCTCTTCGACGTGGAGCTGCTCGCCCTGTTCATCCGCTGCCTGGGCGTGTACCCGCCGGGCACCGTGGTGGAACTGTCCAACGGCGAGGTGGGCATGGTCATGGCCGTGAACCCCAAGAACCAACTCAACCCGAGCGTCATGCTCTACGATCCGGATGTGCCCAAGAAGGAGGCGCTCATCGTGGACCTGGCCGACGAGCCGGACCTGCGTGTTGAGAAATCCATCCGCCTGGCCCAGCTGACCCCGGAAATGCTCGAATACCTCTCCCCCCGCACCCGCATCACCTACTACGTGGAACCCGGTTCCTAG
- a CDS encoding DUF2721 domain-containing protein, producing MQMTVTTPALLFPAISLFMLAFTNRFLSLAARIRTLHDQYRQQPDQTILAQIDNLRKRVHMIRHMQGFGVMSMLACIFSMICIFQEFELAGQILFGVSLLFLILSMFYSFLEIRISLNALDILLKDMEQR from the coding sequence ATGCAGATGACCGTCACCACCCCGGCCCTGCTCTTCCCGGCCATCTCCCTGTTCATGCTCGCCTTCACCAACCGGTTCCTGTCCCTGGCCGCGCGCATCCGCACCCTGCACGACCAGTATCGGCAGCAGCCCGATCAGACCATCCTCGCCCAGATCGACAACCTGCGCAAAAGGGTACACATGATCCGGCACATGCAGGGCTTCGGGGTCATGTCCATGCTCGCCTGCATCTTTTCCATGATCTGCATCTTCCAGGAGTTCGAACTGGCTGGGCAGATCCTCTTCGGCGTCAGCCTGCTCTTCCTGATCCTGTCCATGTTCTACTCCTTCCTGGAAATCCGCATCTCCCTCAACGCCCTCGACATCCTGCTCAAGGACATGGAGCAGCGGTAG
- a CDS encoding PQQ-dependent sugar dehydrogenase: MRRDILFVPFLLLFLAPVRAGAEPYFSPERTEPVQNVRAATLASGLDHPWSMAWLPDGGLLITERPGRVRLFKDGRLTPIPGAPEVLAYGQGGLLDIALHPDFEENRLVYFTLATGTKTANRTALGRARFDGARFSGAEVIFTASPAKSGGQHFGSRLAWLPDRTLVLSVGDGGNPPQRVDGMLARDQAQNPATHQGKLIHLKDDGTPAGPPAFPGPDAAPGLYTMGHRNIQGMAFDPLRGTLWVSEHAARTGDEINRIEPGRNYGWPKASWSKEYTLPMDVADHHSLPGMTDPAVVWKWRFAPSGLMVYTGDAFPAWKGDLLAGGLRSETIRLIELDRNGTVLGDKDLPMGHRVRDIRQGPDGLVYVLTDEDDGRLIRLEPR; this comes from the coding sequence ATGCGCCGAGATATACTTTTCGTCCCGTTTCTCCTGCTCTTCCTCGCCCCCGTGCGGGCCGGAGCCGAACCGTACTTCTCGCCGGAGAGGACGGAACCCGTGCAGAACGTCCGGGCGGCCACCCTGGCCTCCGGTCTCGACCACCCGTGGTCCATGGCCTGGCTGCCGGACGGCGGCCTGCTGATCACCGAGCGGCCCGGCCGGGTGCGTCTGTTCAAGGACGGCAGGCTGACCCCCATCCCCGGCGCGCCCGAGGTCCTGGCGTACGGCCAGGGCGGGCTCCTGGACATCGCCCTGCACCCCGATTTCGAGGAAAACCGGCTGGTCTATTTCACCTTGGCCACGGGCACGAAAACGGCCAACCGCACCGCCCTGGGGCGCGCCCGCTTCGACGGCGCCCGGTTCAGCGGCGCCGAGGTGATCTTCACCGCCTCCCCGGCCAAGTCCGGGGGCCAGCACTTCGGCTCTCGCCTGGCCTGGCTGCCGGACAGGACCCTGGTCCTGTCCGTGGGCGACGGCGGCAATCCGCCCCAGCGCGTGGACGGGATGCTCGCCCGCGACCAAGCCCAGAACCCGGCCACGCACCAAGGCAAGCTCATCCACCTCAAGGACGACGGCACCCCGGCCGGGCCGCCGGCCTTCCCCGGCCCGGACGCCGCGCCCGGCCTGTACACCATGGGCCACCGCAATATCCAGGGCATGGCCTTCGATCCCCTGCGCGGGACCCTGTGGGTCAGCGAGCACGCCGCCCGCACCGGCGACGAGATCAACCGCATCGAACCCGGCCGCAACTACGGCTGGCCCAAGGCGTCCTGGAGCAAGGAGTACACCCTGCCCATGGACGTGGCCGACCACCACTCCCTGCCCGGCATGACCGACCCGGCCGTGGTCTGGAAGTGGCGGTTCGCGCCCTCCGGGCTGATGGTCTACACCGGCGACGCCTTCCCGGCCTGGAAGGGCGATCTCCTGGCAGGCGGCCTGCGCAGCGAGACCATCCGGCTCATCGAACTCGACCGGAACGGCACGGTCCTGGGCGACAAGGACCTGCCCATGGGCCACCGCGTCCGCGACATCCGGCAGGGACCGGACGGCCTGGTCTACGTGCTCACCGACGAGGACGACGGCAGGCTGATCCGGCTGGAACCGCGTTAG
- a CDS encoding transporter substrate-binding domain-containing protein → MRNHLNGFFFVLALLVGAAGGARAGEKPVLYWPYFNFPPYFITAPGAQPEGMGIDVARALQKEMPGYEHVFIHASPQRIAEELQTGREPFAVSGLLKTPEREGHILYADIPCRVTFTVMVVMRREDLWRLAPNGNASLAYLAADKGLTFGYVPGLSYDLARPFVARLISTAGGQRATTAHDVGHLLDMLAEKRIDWFVHDSLSIRYVLDARHMQERIAVVNAEECPPSPIFGYMACAWTEEGAAIMARINGAMARLVASNRLCETLRKWIPEQLDTVFERAYARRILTAAHLAADGGACCREETAHP, encoded by the coding sequence ATGCGCAATCATCTCAATGGTTTTTTTTTCGTTCTCGCCTTGCTCGTCGGCGCGGCGGGCGGGGCCCGTGCGGGAGAGAAGCCGGTGCTCTACTGGCCCTATTTCAACTTCCCGCCTTATTTCATCACCGCCCCCGGCGCGCAGCCCGAGGGCATGGGCATCGATGTGGCCCGCGCCCTGCAAAAGGAGATGCCCGGATACGAGCACGTCTTCATCCATGCCAGCCCCCAGCGCATCGCCGAGGAGCTGCAAACCGGGCGGGAGCCGTTCGCGGTCAGCGGGTTGCTCAAGACCCCGGAGCGGGAGGGCCACATCCTCTATGCCGACATCCCGTGCAGGGTGACCTTTACCGTGATGGTCGTCATGCGCCGCGAGGACCTTTGGAGGCTGGCCCCGAACGGCAACGCCTCCCTGGCCTATCTGGCCGCCGACAAGGGGCTGACCTTCGGCTACGTCCCCGGCCTCAGTTACGACCTCGCCAGACCGTTCGTGGCCCGGTTGATCTCCACCGCGGGAGGGCAACGCGCCACGACCGCCCACGACGTGGGGCATCTTCTGGACATGCTGGCCGAGAAGCGGATCGACTGGTTCGTGCACGACAGCCTGAGCATCCGGTACGTCCTCGACGCGCGGCACATGCAGGAGCGCATCGCCGTGGTCAATGCCGAGGAATGCCCTCCGTCGCCCATATTCGGCTATATGGCCTGCGCCTGGACCGAGGAGGGGGCAGCGATCATGGCGCGCATCAACGGGGCCATGGCCCGGCTGGTGGCCTCGAACCGGCTATGCGAGACGCTCAGGAAGTGGATCCCGGAGCAGTTGGACACGGTCTTTGAGCGGGCCTACGCCCGGCGCATCCTGACCGCGGCGCACCTGGCCGCCGATGGCGGGGCCTGCTGTCGGGAAGAGACCGCACACCCCTGA
- a CDS encoding SHOCT domain-containing protein: MTDTYLFLTAQQPMYNGGGGPGWGGGMNMMYSPFGGWFMILLLVVVVVAVAMIFKGSFGKGNSTGSTFGSGPESHAETPLDILKRRYAAGEIDKEQYEQMKRDLTK, translated from the coding sequence ATGACCGACACCTACCTCTTCCTGACCGCCCAGCAACCCATGTACAACGGGGGCGGCGGCCCCGGCTGGGGCGGGGGAATGAACATGATGTATTCGCCGTTTGGCGGGTGGTTCATGATCCTGCTCCTGGTCGTTGTCGTCGTCGCCGTCGCCATGATCTTCAAGGGCAGCTTCGGCAAGGGAAACTCCACGGGGAGCACCTTCGGGAGCGGCCCGGAGAGCCATGCCGAAACGCCCCTGGACATCCTCAAGCGGCGCTACGCCGCCGGGGAGATCGACAAGGAACAATACGAACAGATGAAGCGGGACCTGACGAAATGA
- a CDS encoding periplasmic heavy metal sensor, translating into MKNSFITLVSLAFVLLLSIPASAQMGMGPGGGMMGGGPGYGRMMGPGYGGGNYQLSPEQQKAYQEISAKYQAQFAKLSEQMWTKHAQLNAVLAQDKIDAGQARSLAKEIGALSAQALETRVNMLIDMREKGFSYYGMGMMGGGMYGGMMGPGMMGPGHGYHGGYGYGGAQQ; encoded by the coding sequence ATGAAAAATTCATTCATCACTTTGGTGTCACTGGCGTTCGTGCTGCTCCTCAGCATTCCCGCATCCGCCCAGATGGGCATGGGGCCCGGCGGCGGCATGATGGGCGGCGGTCCCGGCTACGGCCGCATGATGGGTCCCGGCTATGGCGGAGGCAACTACCAGCTCTCGCCGGAACAGCAGAAGGCCTACCAGGAAATCTCGGCCAAATACCAGGCGCAGTTCGCCAAACTGTCCGAACAGATGTGGACCAAGCACGCCCAACTGAACGCCGTGCTGGCCCAGGACAAGATCGACGCCGGGCAGGCCCGGTCCCTGGCCAAGGAGATCGGCGCCCTGTCCGCCCAGGCTCTTGAAACCCGCGTGAACATGCTCATCGACATGCGCGAAAAGGGCTTCTCCTATTACGGCATGGGCATGATGGGCGGCGGCATGTACGGCGGCATGATGGGACCCGGCATGATGGGACCCGGCCATGGATACCACGGCGGATACGGATACGGCGGCGCGCAGCAATAA
- a CDS encoding SIS domain-containing protein, protein MPDTAWLGGLEVSFAEANSGDDLLAAATPLGELAGRFYELMSFGLHMRLVEDGEARRALSSIRDTLRALRNAAAVKLEQGPRTDELESLREALDDYLWQIEREVLVNVDRTLALMPADLAADVEVRDRHFLAWGAEQVLQSIDKLEVRGRDSAGVALAFVLPAGVDPEAGLTPTQKQELADRSSINNADTRQVLVRKLDDGRTACRFLYKVAQLVGQLGDNGAALREFIKHDELLWAMSAGLQTLNIIAHTRWASNGIISVPNCHPVDGLVEGDMSTGLEKTMFVLNGDVDNYRTLVEETVLAKGAHIPPAISTDAKILPVLFHLGVEDLGDAEERFRNVLRRCEGSLAVVMQNLNDFDSQFLAQKGSGQSFYIGRTNDGWLVASEAYGMAARARSSFPVAVHRQGGVSVVLRDTDPEGAVPVARYLDNGEPVELAEEKIEIFSRDIFRGEYAHYIEKEIHEAPDSVRNTLHGKYLKKDGEVEFLPEGFGRGPALVERFRDGSRPIRRIICVGQGTAAVAAMAVAQLLRRTLADTGMSIESYTGSELIGFMGDERMDDVFLIPVSQSGTTTDTNRVVDLCRDRGAWVNCIVNRRNSPLVQKSDSHIYTSNGRDVEMAVASTKAFYSQIAAGKLLSLWLADILGSMDKPYILHEIEALEGLPDKIDKVLENKESIAEVARKYAPVHRYWALVGNGANCIAAQEVRIKLSELCYKSIPCDITEDKKHIDLSTEPLTLVMASDLPEMVVMDTVKETTIFKAHNGSPIVFCAEDEDRFDRVAEATVKVPRAGGGLDFVLETVAGHWWGVSAAKAIDSHAEPFRKARVRIAEMLEDTTTFDRGALLIALNECVDRIASGATDSALPARVPASLANYMLWLVNQSQDIQAAEARLADILTILNKAIEEMTRPIDTIRHQAKTVTVGISRPQG, encoded by the coding sequence ATGCCGGACACGGCCTGGCTCGGCGGCCTTGAAGTGTCCTTTGCCGAGGCCAACAGCGGAGACGATCTCCTGGCGGCGGCCACGCCGCTCGGGGAGTTGGCCGGGCGGTTTTACGAACTCATGTCCTTCGGGCTGCACATGCGGCTGGTGGAGGACGGCGAGGCGCGGCGGGCGCTGTCGAGCATCCGGGACACCCTCCGGGCGTTGCGCAACGCGGCGGCCGTGAAGCTGGAGCAGGGGCCGCGCACGGACGAGCTGGAGTCGCTGCGCGAGGCGCTGGACGACTATCTGTGGCAGATCGAGCGCGAGGTGCTGGTCAACGTGGACCGGACGCTGGCGCTCATGCCCGCCGATCTGGCCGCGGACGTCGAGGTCCGCGACCGGCATTTCCTGGCCTGGGGGGCCGAGCAGGTGCTCCAGTCCATCGACAAGCTTGAGGTGCGCGGCCGCGACTCGGCGGGCGTGGCCCTGGCCTTTGTCCTGCCCGCGGGCGTGGACCCCGAGGCCGGTCTGACCCCGACGCAGAAACAGGAGCTGGCCGACCGCTCGTCCATCAACAACGCGGACACCCGGCAGGTGCTGGTGCGCAAGCTGGACGACGGCCGGACCGCCTGCCGTTTCCTGTACAAGGTCGCCCAACTGGTCGGCCAGCTCGGGGACAACGGCGCGGCGCTCAGAGAATTCATCAAGCATGACGAACTGTTGTGGGCCATGTCCGCAGGCCTGCAAACGCTCAACATCATCGCCCACACCCGCTGGGCCTCCAACGGGATCATCTCGGTGCCCAACTGCCACCCGGTGGACGGGCTGGTCGAGGGGGACATGTCCACGGGCCTGGAAAAGACCATGTTCGTGCTCAACGGCGACGTGGACAACTACCGCACCCTGGTCGAGGAGACGGTCCTGGCCAAGGGCGCGCACATCCCGCCGGCCATCTCGACCGACGCCAAGATCCTGCCCGTGCTCTTCCACCTGGGCGTGGAGGACTTGGGCGACGCCGAGGAGCGGTTCCGCAACGTGCTCCGGCGCTGCGAGGGGTCCCTGGCCGTGGTCATGCAGAACCTGAACGATTTCGACTCCCAGTTCCTGGCGCAAAAGGGCTCGGGCCAGTCCTTCTACATCGGCCGGACCAATGACGGCTGGCTGGTGGCGAGCGAGGCCTACGGCATGGCCGCGCGGGCGCGCTCGTCCTTCCCGGTGGCCGTGCACCGGCAGGGCGGGGTGTCCGTGGTCCTGCGCGACACCGACCCCGAGGGGGCCGTGCCCGTGGCCCGGTACCTGGACAACGGCGAGCCCGTGGAGCTGGCCGAGGAGAAGATCGAGATCTTCTCGCGCGACATCTTCCGGGGCGAGTACGCCCATTACATCGAGAAGGAAATCCACGAGGCCCCGGACTCGGTGCGCAACACCCTGCACGGAAAATATCTCAAGAAAGACGGCGAGGTGGAGTTCCTGCCCGAGGGGTTCGGGCGCGGCCCGGCCCTGGTCGAGCGGTTCCGGGACGGCTCCCGGCCCATCCGGCGGATCATCTGCGTGGGCCAGGGCACGGCCGCCGTGGCCGCCATGGCCGTGGCCCAGCTCCTGCGCCGCACCCTGGCGGACACGGGCATGTCCATCGAGTCCTACACCGGCAGCGAACTCATCGGCTTCATGGGCGACGAGCGCATGGACGACGTGTTCCTGATCCCGGTGTCGCAGTCGGGCACGACCACGGACACGAACCGGGTGGTGGACCTGTGCCGCGACCGGGGCGCGTGGGTCAACTGCATCGTCAACCGGCGCAACTCGCCCCTGGTCCAGAAATCGGACTCGCACATCTACACCAGCAACGGCCGCGACGTGGAGATGGCCGTGGCCTCGACCAAGGCGTTCTACTCCCAGATAGCGGCGGGCAAGCTGCTCTCGCTCTGGCTGGCCGACATCCTGGGGAGCATGGATAAGCCGTACATCCTCCATGAAATAGAGGCGTTGGAAGGACTTCCAGACAAGATCGACAAGGTCCTGGAGAACAAGGAATCGATCGCGGAAGTCGCCCGCAAGTACGCGCCCGTGCACCGCTACTGGGCCCTGGTCGGCAACGGCGCCAACTGCATCGCGGCCCAAGAAGTCCGTATCAAGCTGTCGGAATTATGCTATAAATCCATTCCGTGCGACATCACGGAGGACAAGAAGCACATCGACCTGTCCACCGAGCCCCTGACCCTGGTCATGGCCTCGGACCTGCCCGAGATGGTCGTCATGGACACGGTCAAGGAGACGACGATCTTCAAGGCGCACAACGGCTCGCCCATCGTGTTCTGCGCCGAGGACGAGGACCGCTTCGACCGCGTGGCCGAGGCCACGGTCAAGGTCCCCCGCGCGGGCGGCGGCCTGGATTTCGTGCTGGAGACCGTGGCCGGGCACTGGTGGGGCGTGTCCGCGGCCAAGGCCATCGACAGCCACGCCGAGCCGTTCCGCAAGGCGCGGGTGCGCATCGCGGAGATGCTCGAAGACACGACCACCTTCGACCGGGGCGCCCTGCTCATCGCCCTGAACGAATGCGTCGACCGCATCGCCTCGGGCGCCACGGACTCAGCCCTGCCCGCCCGCGTGCCCGCATCCCTGGCCAACTACATGCTCTGGCTGGTCAACCAGTCCCAGGACATCCAGGCCGCCGAGGCCCGCCTGGCCGACATCCTGACCATCCTGAACAAGGCCATCGAGGAAATGACCCGCCCCATCGACACCATCCGCCACCAGGCCAAAACCGTCACCGTCGGCATCAGCAGGCCCCAGGGGTAG
- a CDS encoding ABC transporter substrate-binding protein, which translates to MISGGAHWRSILLVLCLACLACRGSEALAQGRGGYALGMSAAFSGPSDGLGVELYRGSMAYFTYLNAHGGIHGKPVSISILDDGYQPGPAIDNTIRFLQGDEPLCLFDYVGTPTVTRILPLLKGYGGRRKLLFFPFSGAEPQREPPYTRYVFNLRASYRQELAGLVDRFLALGRRRLAVFYQADAFGRSGWDGAHRALKSHGYSLVGEATYRRGTRFAESMKQQVDILMHANPDAILSIGSYAACAALIRDARDMGLAVPIANVSFVGSEKLLYLLQEAGRERGRDYTSNLVNSQVVPSYEDLSLPAVREYRELMDRYAPEAPALADGNYEPLRYSFTSFEGFLNAKAMARILETYDANPASGLRAAAESLAEADIGIDEPLRFGPNRHQGLDRVYFTTVRDGKFVPMDERQWQAWQR; encoded by the coding sequence ATGATATCCGGCGGGGCGCATTGGCGGTCCATCCTGCTCGTCCTGTGCCTGGCGTGCCTCGCCTGCCGGGGCTCCGAGGCCCTGGCCCAAGGACGGGGCGGTTACGCGCTCGGCATGTCCGCGGCCTTCAGCGGCCCCAGCGACGGCCTGGGGGTGGAACTCTACCGGGGTTCCATGGCCTACTTCACCTATCTCAACGCGCACGGCGGCATCCACGGCAAGCCGGTCTCCATCAGCATCCTGGACGACGGCTACCAGCCCGGCCCGGCCATCGACAACACCATCCGATTTCTGCAGGGGGACGAGCCCCTGTGCCTGTTCGACTATGTGGGCACGCCCACGGTGACCCGCATCCTGCCCCTGCTCAAGGGCTACGGCGGGCGGCGAAAGCTCCTCTTTTTCCCCTTTTCCGGGGCCGAGCCCCAGCGCGAGCCCCCCTATACCCGGTACGTGTTCAACCTGCGCGCCTCCTATCGCCAGGAGCTGGCCGGGCTGGTGGACCGCTTCCTGGCCCTGGGCCGCAGGCGGCTGGCGGTCTTCTACCAGGCCGACGCCTTCGGCCGCAGCGGCTGGGACGGGGCGCACCGGGCGCTCAAGTCGCACGGGTACTCCCTGGTGGGCGAGGCTACCTACCGGCGCGGGACGCGCTTTGCCGAGTCCATGAAGCAGCAGGTGGACATCCTCATGCACGCCAACCCGGACGCGATCCTGTCCATCGGCTCGTACGCGGCCTGCGCGGCCCTGATCCGGGACGCCCGCGACATGGGGCTGGCCGTGCCCATCGCCAACGTCTCCTTCGTGGGCAGCGAAAAGCTGCTCTACCTGTTACAGGAGGCGGGGCGCGAAAGGGGGCGCGACTACACCTCGAACCTGGTCAACTCCCAGGTGGTCCCGAGCTACGAGGACCTGAGCCTGCCCGCGGTGCGCGAGTACCGCGAACTCATGGACCGCTACGCGCCGGAAGCCCCGGCCCTGGCCGACGGGAACTACGAGCCCCTGCGCTACAGCTTCACCAGCTTCGAGGGGTTCCTCAACGCCAAGGCCATGGCCCGCATCCTGGAGACCTATGACGCGAACCCCGCGTCGGGGCTGCGGGCGGCGGCGGAATCCCTGGCCGAGGCGGACATCGGCATCGACGAGCCCCTGCGCTTCGGCCCGAACCGGCACCAGGGGCTGGACCGCGTCTATTTCACCACCGTCCGGGACGGCAAGTTCGTGCCCATGGACGAAAGGCAGTGGCAGGCATGGCAGCGATAA